A window of the Brumimicrobium sp. genome harbors these coding sequences:
- a CDS encoding Crp/Fnr family transcriptional regulator produces the protein MEHIVFEKINAEKSLLKYHKGEFIFKEGTNTYGVYCLLKGKVKLVKRGEDGRDHILRLYRTGDILGYRSFFGTSGYNASAVAIEDCEVSFIDREVFLQNLEDNYFLTFEMLKIFAKELKRTDIHLTNLAQKPVRERAAEALLFIHQTYGFTEDGKTLNASFSREEIATIVGTATESIIRVLSDFNKDGLIELNGKEIAIPNIAKLEKVATL, from the coding sequence ATGGAGCATATTGTTTTTGAGAAAATTAACGCTGAAAAATCACTTTTAAAATACCACAAAGGAGAATTTATTTTTAAGGAAGGAACAAATACCTATGGTGTTTATTGCCTACTTAAAGGAAAGGTAAAATTAGTGAAAAGGGGTGAGGATGGTAGAGACCATATTTTAAGATTATATCGTACAGGAGATATATTAGGATATCGTTCCTTTTTTGGAACAAGCGGATACAATGCCAGTGCGGTTGCTATTGAGGACTGTGAAGTAAGTTTTATAGATAGAGAAGTTTTCTTACAAAATTTGGAGGACAACTATTTTTTAACTTTTGAGATGCTCAAGATTTTTGCAAAGGAATTAAAAAGAACAGATATTCATCTAACTAATTTAGCCCAGAAGCCTGTTAGAGAAAGAGCTGCAGAAGCTTTATTATTTATACACCAAACGTATGGCTTTACTGAAGATGGAAAAACGCTAAATGCCTCTTTTAGTAGAGAGGAAATTGCAACAATTGTGGGAACAGCAACGGAATCTATAATTCGTGTGCTTTCTGACTTTAATAAAGATGGTTTAATTGAATTGAATGGAAAGGAAATTGCTATTCCAAATATTGCTAAACTGGAAAAAGTAGCAACTTTGTAA
- a CDS encoding T9SS type A sorting domain-containing protein, which produces MKDIIVMDVIGRVIMNLQTDNSTTQSIDLTEFETGVYVLQMITENGAINRKVTKR; this is translated from the coding sequence ATGAAAGATATTATTGTAATGGATGTAATTGGTCGGGTTATTATGAATCTCCAAACAGATAATTCAACTACTCAATCGATTGATTTAACTGAATTTGAAACTGGAGTATATGTGTTACAAATGATTACTGAGAATGGAGCAATCAATAGAAAAGTAACGAAAAGATAA
- a CDS encoding TlpA family protein disulfide reductase yields the protein MDYKKWIWKRKWDIFFALLLGLLLIPSVRIPVVAFVQRMIAFSPSEIAEDKRESLNSYNWILVDLKGKQTNLSISEGKVIIINSWATWCPPCVAEMPSFQKLYNSYKDKVDFYFVASDDPSKVSQFMIKNEYDLPIYFQVNNPPKELESDLLPTSFVVDKQGKIIIKEVGTKNWDSQDIHDLLDKELAK from the coding sequence ATGGATTACAAAAAATGGATTTGGAAACGAAAATGGGACATCTTTTTTGCCTTGTTGCTTGGCTTATTACTCATTCCATCTGTCCGTATTCCTGTAGTGGCATTCGTACAGCGTATGATTGCATTTTCTCCGTCTGAAATAGCTGAAGATAAGCGAGAATCTTTGAATTCTTATAATTGGATACTCGTTGATTTAAAAGGGAAACAAACTAATCTTTCTATCTCTGAAGGGAAAGTTATTATCATTAATTCATGGGCTACTTGGTGTCCCCCTTGTGTGGCGGAAATGCCTTCCTTTCAGAAATTATATAATAGCTATAAAGACAAAGTAGATTTTTATTTTGTAGCTAGTGATGACCCTTCCAAAGTTTCGCAATTTATGATAAAAAACGAATATGATTTACCCATTTATTTTCAAGTAAATAATCCTCCAAAAGAATTAGAATCAGACTTATTACCCACTTCCTTTGTAGTAGACAAACAAGGAAAAATTATCATCAAAGAGGTTGGTACCAAAAATTGGGATAGCCAAGATATTCATGATTTACTCGATAAAGAACTAGCAAAATAA
- a CDS encoding CoA-binding protein, whose amino-acid sequence MEKKKTLVIGASVKEERYSNKAVRMLQENRMPVVAYGNKMGKINGVEIKTNFPTDPDFDTVTLYLSASNQEPYYEQIIKLHPKRVIFNPGTENAEFQKMLKDNGIETEIACTLVLLTTKSY is encoded by the coding sequence ATGGAAAAGAAAAAGACATTGGTCATAGGGGCAAGCGTGAAAGAAGAACGATATTCTAACAAAGCTGTCCGTATGTTACAAGAAAATAGAATGCCTGTCGTGGCATACGGCAATAAAATGGGTAAGATTAATGGAGTAGAAATTAAAACTAATTTCCCAACAGATCCCGACTTTGATACGGTTACTCTCTATCTTTCTGCGAGTAATCAGGAGCCTTATTATGAGCAAATCATAAAGCTACATCCAAAGCGTGTAATCTTTAATCCTGGAACCGAAAATGCAGAATTCCAGAAAATGCTTAAAGACAATGGAATTGAGACAGAGATTGCTTGTACTTTAGTTTTATTAACCACAAAATCATACTAA
- a CDS encoding redoxin domain-containing protein: protein MKKNLLLALSILFTAFGYSQVTTYSVGSTVANFTVTDTKGNSYSLYDITASGKYVLIDFFFSSCPPCQATTPIFNQVYDKYGCNGGDLFSLSVTSLSSDINTIVDQFEANYGGSTNHCPAISSEGNALAVDNQFGIAAYPTYCLIGPDNKLINGDIWPVSSVANFEAAFPSGFNPQVQDCSLGLSHEQVIDFDIYPTVSEGLLNIALPTSSEISAIILDTQGKQVFKQDFAKNNQFKMQLDLASGIYLLHIVTPEGQSQNKKFIIK, encoded by the coding sequence ATGAAAAAAAATTTACTTTTAGCTCTATCCATTTTATTTACTGCATTTGGATATTCTCAAGTTACTACATACAGTGTAGGTAGCACCGTTGCTAACTTTACTGTAACAGATACAAAAGGAAATAGCTATTCACTATATGATATTACTGCATCAGGAAAATATGTTCTTATAGATTTTTTCTTTTCCTCATGCCCTCCTTGTCAAGCAACCACTCCAATTTTCAATCAAGTATATGATAAGTATGGATGTAATGGTGGAGATTTATTTTCTCTTTCAGTAACCAGTCTATCAAGTGATATAAACACAATAGTTGACCAATTTGAAGCTAATTATGGAGGTTCGACAAATCATTGCCCAGCAATTAGCTCAGAGGGAAATGCCCTAGCTGTTGATAATCAGTTTGGCATAGCTGCATATCCTACATACTGCCTAATTGGTCCAGACAATAAGTTAATCAACGGAGATATCTGGCCTGTGAGTAGCGTAGCAAATTTTGAGGCTGCATTCCCTAGTGGATTCAACCCTCAAGTTCAAGATTGTAGTTTAGGTTTAAGTCATGAACAAGTCATAGATTTTGATATTTACCCAACTGTTTCTGAAGGATTACTAAACATCGCTTTACCTACATCTTCTGAAATTTCAGCAATCATATTGGACACACAAGGGAAACAAGTATTTAAACAGGATTTTGCCAAGAACAATCAATTTAAAATGCAATTAGATTTAGCTAGCGGAATTTACTTACTTCATATTGTGACTCCAGAAGGTCAAAGTCAAAACAAGAAGTTTATTATTAAATAA
- a CDS encoding T9SS type A sorting domain-containing protein, with amino-acid sequence MKKSLLLLASALFIGMGVKAQFTQSTYPTIGTGDTYFLIDSMAPNYSATVGNSVTWDYSSATGYNGTTRLLTVMDPSSTSFSSDFATATHAIDIENLTTSFTTVDAAGVISNGFVFQISGIGDAVATFDGTDVEYYNFPFNYGDALTSTYTGAVSIMGMSFPFSGKSYVKVDGKGTLKLATNDYTDVLRYNVIDSIFVPGTPLGDLNIIRNQYEYYSLTDNKLPLFIHVSMETGFMDFSVVLSLEEPTPSGLVKEGLTNFTVYPNPANDILNVSFPSLKGEVAIEMVDALGRSVYTSNVNSTSETINVASLNQGIYFVKVTNNNVTTTQRVVIR; translated from the coding sequence ATGAAAAAATCTTTACTTTTACTTGCTTCTGCTCTATTTATAGGAATGGGAGTGAAAGCTCAGTTTACTCAAAGCACTTACCCTACAATAGGTACGGGAGACACTTACTTCTTGATTGACAGTATGGCTCCTAATTATAGTGCTACCGTAGGAAATAGTGTGACTTGGGATTATAGTTCTGCCACAGGATACAATGGAACCACACGTCTTCTAACCGTAATGGATCCTTCATCCACAAGTTTCTCATCAGATTTCGCAACAGCTACTCACGCGATAGACATTGAAAATTTAACAACTAGCTTTACAACCGTAGATGCCGCTGGAGTTATTTCTAACGGTTTTGTATTCCAAATTTCTGGAATAGGAGATGCAGTTGCTACTTTTGATGGTACAGATGTAGAGTACTATAATTTCCCTTTTAATTATGGTGATGCTTTAACAAGTACTTATACAGGAGCAGTTAGTATCATGGGAATGAGTTTTCCTTTCTCAGGAAAATCTTATGTGAAAGTAGATGGAAAAGGTACTTTAAAATTAGCTACAAACGATTATACAGACGTATTACGATACAATGTTATCGATTCTATTTTTGTACCGGGAACACCTCTAGGAGATCTTAATATCATTAGAAACCAATATGAATACTATAGTCTAACTGATAATAAACTTCCTTTATTCATTCATGTATCTATGGAAACAGGATTCATGGACTTTAGCGTGGTTTTAAGCCTTGAAGAACCAACACCTTCAGGATTGGTTAAAGAAGGATTAACTAATTTTACAGTTTATCCAAACCCAGCAAATGATATTTTAAATGTTTCTTTCCCTTCTCTTAAAGGTGAGGTTGCTATAGAAATGGTTGATGCATTAGGTCGCTCAGTTTATACTTCAAATGTAAACTCTACTTCTGAAACTATCAATGTAGCTAGTCTAAATCAAGGGATCTATTTTGTAAAAGTGACTAACAATAATGTTACAACAACACAAAGAGTTGTAATTAGATAA
- a CDS encoding heavy metal translocating P-type ATPase metal-binding domain-containing protein → MTERGACFHCGDVCDSHAFELGDKKFCCQGCLQVYQLLNTNELDNYYCLNEKPGQKIKVIPKEKFSFLDEESIVQQLLSFRNKEQAQVSLYLPQMHCSSCLWLLENLSQINDNILSSQVNFNQKIVKIVFKIDQFSLRQLAELLAHIGYEPVIDLHGEKENAKKYSSKRAYLKLGITGFCMGNIMLIAFPEYVGLDPAENPDLNLFFNATNVLLSIPVVFYGAQEFFINAWYSFRQKYINIDAPIALAIAVTYLRSLYEVFSGTGGGFFDSLASITFFMLLGRTLQNRSNASLKFNRDYKSYFPIAVTKITEGIQSMVKLEDIQESDILFIHHQEVVPTDCLLSKGNAKIDYSFVTGEDKAETIEKGEIIYAGGRNIGETVEVVAVKSFNQNSFTTLWNNEAFQRNENDRKSRITVIGRFFAFVTIITSLSAFIYWTIQGDSQIAWQAATAVLIIACPCSLLLTASFTNGYVLQLFSKFGCYLKNALVLENMGSIDYIAFDKTGTLTEPSEADVAVEINTLNEEELSKVISITSQSLHPLSRAITRYFGDTKLYKHNNIVLQEITGKGIEANINGDTYRIGSATFTNSLLATQGKTSVFVSINNEIKAHFSFDISLIPGTEIMIQELTKKYEISLISGDNTSSKERLLKLFGKEDKLNYCMRPEDKLEFVKSRQQEGKKVMMIGDGLNDAGALQQSDVGVSVVKSSFAFSPSCDVIMDVTKLHLLPSFLQWAKGTKRLINIGFGFSILFNIFGLSFALTGGLTPLVAAILMPSSTLTIISIAYFGSRRMIRVK, encoded by the coding sequence ATGACCGAAAGGGGTGCCTGCTTTCATTGTGGAGATGTCTGTGATTCTCATGCATTTGAGTTAGGAGATAAGAAATTTTGTTGCCAAGGCTGCCTACAAGTATATCAATTACTAAATACTAATGAACTAGATAATTATTATTGTCTCAATGAAAAACCGGGGCAAAAAATCAAAGTAATCCCAAAAGAAAAATTTTCCTTTCTAGATGAAGAAAGCATTGTTCAACAATTGCTCTCTTTTCGCAATAAAGAACAAGCCCAAGTTTCTCTCTACTTACCGCAAATGCATTGTAGTTCTTGCTTATGGCTTTTGGAGAATTTATCACAAATAAATGATAATATCCTTTCCTCGCAGGTTAACTTTAATCAAAAAATAGTAAAAATTGTATTTAAAATTGATCAATTTAGTTTAAGACAATTAGCCGAATTACTTGCACATATTGGATATGAACCTGTGATTGATTTACATGGAGAAAAAGAGAACGCTAAAAAATATAGCTCAAAAAGAGCTTATTTAAAACTTGGAATAACTGGTTTTTGCATGGGAAACATTATGTTAATTGCTTTTCCCGAGTATGTAGGTCTAGATCCTGCTGAAAACCCTGATTTAAACTTGTTCTTTAATGCAACAAATGTTCTCTTATCTATTCCTGTTGTTTTTTATGGGGCTCAGGAATTCTTTATCAATGCTTGGTATAGTTTTCGACAGAAATATATTAATATCGATGCACCTATCGCTTTGGCTATTGCTGTAACTTATCTACGTAGTTTATATGAAGTGTTTTCTGGAACAGGTGGTGGTTTTTTTGACAGCCTAGCAAGTATTACTTTTTTTATGTTGCTCGGAAGAACCCTACAAAATCGAAGTAATGCTTCGTTGAAATTTAACCGAGATTATAAGTCGTATTTTCCAATAGCAGTCACTAAAATCACGGAAGGTATTCAATCTATGGTCAAACTTGAAGATATTCAGGAAAGCGACATACTATTTATTCATCACCAAGAAGTAGTACCAACGGATTGTTTGCTTTCTAAAGGGAATGCAAAAATTGATTATAGTTTTGTGACTGGAGAAGATAAAGCAGAAACAATAGAAAAGGGAGAGATTATTTATGCTGGAGGAAGGAATATAGGTGAAACAGTAGAGGTAGTTGCTGTCAAATCTTTTAACCAAAATAGTTTTACGACTCTATGGAATAATGAAGCTTTTCAACGGAATGAAAATGATAGAAAAAGCCGTATTACTGTAATAGGAAGATTCTTTGCCTTCGTAACGATTATTACTTCATTGAGTGCATTTATTTACTGGACTATACAAGGAGATTCACAAATTGCGTGGCAGGCTGCAACAGCTGTTTTGATTATTGCTTGCCCTTGTTCTTTACTGCTTACAGCTTCCTTCACGAATGGGTATGTTTTGCAATTATTTTCAAAATTTGGTTGTTATTTGAAGAATGCTCTTGTTCTCGAAAATATGGGAAGTATAGATTATATTGCTTTTGATAAAACAGGGACGCTAACCGAACCAAGTGAAGCAGACGTTGCAGTCGAAATAAATACCCTAAACGAAGAGGAATTATCTAAAGTAATTAGCATTACCTCCCAAAGTTTGCATCCTCTTAGCAGAGCCATTACACGTTACTTTGGTGACACTAAATTGTATAAACACAACAATATTGTACTTCAGGAAATTACAGGTAAGGGAATTGAAGCTAATATAAATGGGGATACATATAGGATAGGGAGTGCTACATTTACAAATTCATTACTTGCTACACAAGGAAAAACTTCTGTTTTTGTTTCCATAAACAATGAAATAAAAGCACATTTCAGTTTTGATATTTCGTTGATCCCAGGAACAGAAATTATGATTCAGGAATTGACTAAAAAATATGAAATTTCACTTATTTCAGGAGATAATACTTCTTCAAAAGAGCGTCTGTTAAAATTGTTTGGGAAGGAGGATAAATTAAATTACTGTATGCGCCCCGAAGATAAGTTAGAATTTGTGAAATCTCGTCAGCAGGAAGGTAAAAAGGTTATGATGATAGGAGATGGCTTGAATGATGCTGGCGCACTTCAACAGAGTGACGTAGGAGTTTCAGTGGTAAAATCTTCATTTGCATTTAGTCCCAGTTGTGATGTAATTATGGATGTTACCAAACTTCATTTATTGCCATCTTTCCTTCAATGGGCGAAAGGTACAAAACGCTTAATTAATATAGGATTTGGCTTTTCAATTTTGTTTAATATTTTTGGACTGTCTTTTGCGCTTACAGGTGGTTTAACTCCTTTGGTAGCAGCTATATTAATGCCTTCTTCAACCTTGACCATCATCTCTATTGCGTATTTCGGTTCGAGGAGAATGATACGGGTAAAGTAA